A DNA window from Gigantopelta aegis isolate Gae_Host chromosome 4, Gae_host_genome, whole genome shotgun sequence contains the following coding sequences:
- the LOC121371384 gene encoding uncharacterized protein LOC121371384 isoform X2, which produces MTSFFRNILGMNDKEGSAENATNYNGYEVDYQTGANFSSNRNKSIDDLLKQYQGQRASYPNLQFHVQQLTENNEFQMELINRLVQERRQLVIENKRLSEEKIRFTRKIETQSKEIGDLKNEVMDLKRSLTTQQSNVPPPHSEWKLAESIFSYRTSPRKQKYVEVPKKRPQVHVYFFSPQRDQIPPISDITNRLAESLSQQDIELVTDIISETPVSDDARPAILLCINVSRVGTDVANALKDMKADYNVAVVVLHHKDIHVLPKLSSVKSLTGREFQNLGTIVDMAFWKEKGLHQCDMNQLAIQKLSDFLKMFILPGN; this is translated from the exons ATGACATcattttttagaaatattttggGTATGAATGATAAAGAAGGAAGTGCAGAGAATGCGACAAATTACAATGGGTATGAAGTGGATTATCAGACAGGGGCGAATTTTTCTTCCAACCGCAACAAGTCGATAGATGACCTATTAAAACAGTATCAG GGTCAGAGAGCAAGTTATCCAAATTTACAGTTTCATGTTCAGCAACTAACTGAAAACAATGAGTTTCAGATGGAACTTATTAATAGACTTGTACAGGAACGTAGACAATTGGTTATTGAGAATAAAAGACTGTCGGAAGAAAAGATTAGGTTTACGAGAAAGATAGAGACTCAGTCTAAAGAGATCGGTGACCTAAAAAATGAAGTTATGGATTTGAAAAGGTCACTAACCACACAGCAGAGTAATGTACCACCACCTCATTCTGAATGGAAACTTGCAGAAAGTATTTTCAGCTATCGTACCTCTCCAAGGAAACAAAAATATGTGGAGGTTCCAAAGAAAAGACCACAGG tcCATGTGTATTTCTTCAGTCCACAGAGAGACCAGATTCCACCTATTTCTGACATTACGAATCGTCTGGCAGAGTCTCTGTCCCAGCAGGATATCGAGTTAGTGACCGACATTATTAGCGAAACTCCTGTGTCGGACGATGCCCGGCCAGCCATCCTTCTGTGTATTAACGTGTCGCGGGTGGGAACAGACGTCGCAAATGCACTGAAAGATATGAAAG CTGATTACAATGTAGCTGTGGTTGTTCTGCATCACAAGGATATCCATGTGTTACCCAAGCTGTCCAGCGTGAAGAGTTTGACCGGCCGGGAGTTCCAGAATCTTGGAACCATCGTGGACATGGCCTTCTGGAAGGAGAAAGGCCTGCACCAGTGTGACATGAACCAGCTGGCCATACAGAAACTGTCCGACTTCCTCAAGATGTTCATACTGCCGGGCAACTGA
- the LOC121371389 gene encoding dr1-associated corepressor-like isoform X2, with amino-acid sequence MPSKKKKYNSRFPPARIKKIMQTDEEVGKVAAAVPVIISRALEMFIQSLILKSSETTTARNAKTLTPSHIKQTIHTEKNFDFLHDLVSNIPDHQPEDDSVNSGEPKRCKSGRPRKCEPGSSRKRKDRKESTESSEANDDEETETDEDQDHYESDNSRLAPSTSVQATILPAACNSHTMIPSSSHQSPFSHLPGLQQQPNPASFGSIPPFPNPLPLMSQAAPYFPVPAMGGMPSLPPVIPGMAWSSQFASPSDTSAKSDTHNHSHTWKSEHGLKQDDDYDT; translated from the exons atgccaagcaaaaagaaaaaatacaattCACGATTTCCACCG GCGCGAATCAAGAAGATTATGCAAACCGATGAAGAAGTCGGGAAGGTTGCAGCCGCTGTACCAGTGATAATTT CTCGAGCACTTGAAATGTTCATACAGTcacttattttaaaatcaaGTGAGACAACAACTGCAAGAAATGCAAAGACATTAACTCCTTCACATAT aaaacaaacaatTCATACAGAAAAGAATTTCGACTTTCTTCACGACTTGGTATCCAACATTCCTGATCACCAGCCAGAGGATGACTCTGTTAATTCTGGTGAACCTAAGAGGTGTAAAAGTGGCAG aCCAAGGAAGTGTGAGCCAGGCAgttcaagaaaaagaaaagatagAAAAGAATCAACTGAAAGCTCTGAAGCAAAT GATGATGAAGAGACAGAAACCGATGAAGATCAAGATCATTATGAAAGTGATAACTCGAGGCTGGCTCCTTCAACAAGTGTTCAAGCGACCATCTTGCCGGCTGCATGCAATTCTCACACAATGATTCCATCCAGTTCACATCAATCACCATTCTCTCACCTACCTGGCCTGCAGCAACAGCCTAACCCAGCATCTTTTGGCag TATACCACCATTCCCAAATCCTCTGCCATTGATGTCTCAAGCTGCACCTTATTTTCCTGTACCAGCAATGGGTGGAATGCCATCTCTTCCACCAGTTATCCCAGGCATGGCTTGGTCTTCTCAGTTTGCATCCCCATCAGATACATCAGCAAAGTCAGACACTCATAACCATTCTCATACGTGGAAGTCAGAACATGGCTTGAAACAAGATGACGATTACGATACTTGA
- the LOC121371384 gene encoding uncharacterized protein LOC121371384 isoform X1: MRGRSGIDRSSPSYLKGATNQMTSFFRNILGMNDKEGSAENATNYNGYEVDYQTGANFSSNRNKSIDDLLKQYQGQRASYPNLQFHVQQLTENNEFQMELINRLVQERRQLVIENKRLSEEKIRFTRKIETQSKEIGDLKNEVMDLKRSLTTQQSNVPPPHSEWKLAESIFSYRTSPRKQKYVEVPKKRPQVHVYFFSPQRDQIPPISDITNRLAESLSQQDIELVTDIISETPVSDDARPAILLCINVSRVGTDVANALKDMKADYNVAVVVLHHKDIHVLPKLSSVKSLTGREFQNLGTIVDMAFWKEKGLHQCDMNQLAIQKLSDFLKMFILPGN, translated from the exons atgcgcggtcggtctgggatcgatcgtagttcaccaag TTATCTCAAAGGAGCCACAAACCAGATGACATcattttttagaaatattttggGTATGAATGATAAAGAAGGAAGTGCAGAGAATGCGACAAATTACAATGGGTATGAAGTGGATTATCAGACAGGGGCGAATTTTTCTTCCAACCGCAACAAGTCGATAGATGACCTATTAAAACAGTATCAG GGTCAGAGAGCAAGTTATCCAAATTTACAGTTTCATGTTCAGCAACTAACTGAAAACAATGAGTTTCAGATGGAACTTATTAATAGACTTGTACAGGAACGTAGACAATTGGTTATTGAGAATAAAAGACTGTCGGAAGAAAAGATTAGGTTTACGAGAAAGATAGAGACTCAGTCTAAAGAGATCGGTGACCTAAAAAATGAAGTTATGGATTTGAAAAGGTCACTAACCACACAGCAGAGTAATGTACCACCACCTCATTCTGAATGGAAACTTGCAGAAAGTATTTTCAGCTATCGTACCTCTCCAAGGAAACAAAAATATGTGGAGGTTCCAAAGAAAAGACCACAGG tcCATGTGTATTTCTTCAGTCCACAGAGAGACCAGATTCCACCTATTTCTGACATTACGAATCGTCTGGCAGAGTCTCTGTCCCAGCAGGATATCGAGTTAGTGACCGACATTATTAGCGAAACTCCTGTGTCGGACGATGCCCGGCCAGCCATCCTTCTGTGTATTAACGTGTCGCGGGTGGGAACAGACGTCGCAAATGCACTGAAAGATATGAAAG CTGATTACAATGTAGCTGTGGTTGTTCTGCATCACAAGGATATCCATGTGTTACCCAAGCTGTCCAGCGTGAAGAGTTTGACCGGCCGGGAGTTCCAGAATCTTGGAACCATCGTGGACATGGCCTTCTGGAAGGAGAAAGGCCTGCACCAGTGTGACATGAACCAGCTGGCCATACAGAAACTGTCCGACTTCCTCAAGATGTTCATACTGCCGGGCAACTGA
- the LOC121371389 gene encoding dr1-associated corepressor-like isoform X1: MPSKKKKYNSRFPPARIKKIMQTDEEVGKVAAAVPVIISRALEMFIQSLILKSSETTTARNAKTLTPSHIKQTIHTEKNFDFLHDLVSNIPDHQPEDDSVNSGEPKRCKSGRPRKCEPGSSRKRKDRKESTESSEANQDDEETETDEDQDHYESDNSRLAPSTSVQATILPAACNSHTMIPSSSHQSPFSHLPGLQQQPNPASFGSIPPFPNPLPLMSQAAPYFPVPAMGGMPSLPPVIPGMAWSSQFASPSDTSAKSDTHNHSHTWKSEHGLKQDDDYDT, translated from the exons atgccaagcaaaaagaaaaaatacaattCACGATTTCCACCG GCGCGAATCAAGAAGATTATGCAAACCGATGAAGAAGTCGGGAAGGTTGCAGCCGCTGTACCAGTGATAATTT CTCGAGCACTTGAAATGTTCATACAGTcacttattttaaaatcaaGTGAGACAACAACTGCAAGAAATGCAAAGACATTAACTCCTTCACATAT aaaacaaacaatTCATACAGAAAAGAATTTCGACTTTCTTCACGACTTGGTATCCAACATTCCTGATCACCAGCCAGAGGATGACTCTGTTAATTCTGGTGAACCTAAGAGGTGTAAAAGTGGCAG aCCAAGGAAGTGTGAGCCAGGCAgttcaagaaaaagaaaagatagAAAAGAATCAACTGAAAGCTCTGAAGCAAAT CAGGATGATGAAGAGACAGAAACCGATGAAGATCAAGATCATTATGAAAGTGATAACTCGAGGCTGGCTCCTTCAACAAGTGTTCAAGCGACCATCTTGCCGGCTGCATGCAATTCTCACACAATGATTCCATCCAGTTCACATCAATCACCATTCTCTCACCTACCTGGCCTGCAGCAACAGCCTAACCCAGCATCTTTTGGCag TATACCACCATTCCCAAATCCTCTGCCATTGATGTCTCAAGCTGCACCTTATTTTCCTGTACCAGCAATGGGTGGAATGCCATCTCTTCCACCAGTTATCCCAGGCATGGCTTGGTCTTCTCAGTTTGCATCCCCATCAGATACATCAGCAAAGTCAGACACTCATAACCATTCTCATACGTGGAAGTCAGAACATGGCTTGAAACAAGATGACGATTACGATACTTGA